From one Leptospira licerasiae serovar Varillal str. VAR 010 genomic stretch:
- a CDS encoding SGNH/GDSL hydrolase family protein: protein MKRPVYYFLIIILFYFIGSVIYTIVSAYKVPENNLDSFLKSEDKTPKRYVVFLGDSITHGTVSYNYVQSLSENPKLKNFTFVNEGINSRLTYQILEKVDDTIRLSPEHIFILIGTNDAKAALNEEEYKGYNSLWNLPEVPNISTYEKNLKVIVALLKAETKAKIHLISIPVLGESLNSIPLKQSIAYSNVIRNIAKESNSYYIPLNETLVADLKNRPDQTEGEYTRNTLKMYWIIFKHFGLFQSWDKISDQSDLIFMTDGIHMNSRAGKILEEMIQKDLKE from the coding sequence ATGAAACGGCCAGTTTACTACTTCTTAATCATCATCCTATTTTATTTTATCGGTTCGGTAATTTATACGATCGTTTCCGCATACAAAGTTCCTGAGAATAATCTGGATTCTTTCCTAAAATCGGAAGATAAAACTCCAAAAAGATATGTGGTCTTTTTAGGAGATAGTATAACTCACGGAACAGTAAGTTATAATTACGTTCAAAGTCTATCGGAGAACCCTAAACTTAAAAATTTCACATTCGTGAATGAAGGAATCAACAGCCGCTTAACCTACCAAATATTAGAAAAAGTAGATGATACGATACGATTGTCTCCGGAACATATTTTTATTTTGATTGGTACAAACGACGCAAAAGCCGCTTTAAATGAAGAAGAATATAAAGGATATAATTCTTTGTGGAATCTTCCGGAAGTTCCAAACATCTCTACCTACGAAAAAAATCTGAAAGTGATAGTCGCCCTCTTAAAGGCGGAAACAAAAGCAAAGATCCATTTAATCTCGATCCCGGTATTGGGAGAATCTTTGAACAGCATACCGCTCAAACAATCGATCGCATATTCGAATGTTATACGAAATATTGCAAAAGAATCTAATTCCTATTATATTCCATTAAATGAAACATTAGTTGCAGATCTGAAAAATCGGCCCGATCAAACGGAAGGCGAATATACACGCAATACTTTAAAAATGTATTGGATCATATTCAAACATTTCGGCTTATTTCAATCCTGGGATAAAATTTCAGACCAGTCCGATCTTATTTTTATGACGGACGGGATCCATATGAATTCAAGAGCGGGCAAAATTTTAGAAGAAATGATCCAAAAAGATCTAAAAGAATAA
- a CDS encoding saccharopine dehydrogenase family protein, giving the protein MAVSKWMIYGANGYTGELIARRAVSRGLNPVIAGRSRDKIEELANELRLEYKIFDLTNLSEVGSNIQGFQLVLHCAGPFIQTSVPMAKACISKKVHYLDITGEIPVYESLQALGEEAEKAGVLLLPGVGFDIVPTDCLAASLKESLSKPKFLELAFVGLSEVSPGTMKSALAQLPYGSKIRRDGQMVGVPHLSRTREVNAGGKTYRVYGIPWGDVFTAYISTGIPNIDVYTDIPSGQVNALRYFKPIISLLKIPFVLKGVQALVGKTIKGPGERTRNLVKTTVWGEVRSEEGKKSTKVLECKEGYEFTVESSLAAVSKVLSGKGGKGFKTPSLAFGSEFVLEIPGSKWKDIPN; this is encoded by the coding sequence ATGGCAGTATCTAAGTGGATGATCTATGGAGCGAACGGTTACACGGGAGAACTGATTGCAAGAAGAGCAGTGTCTCGAGGTTTAAACCCTGTAATCGCAGGAAGAAGCCGGGACAAAATTGAAGAACTCGCAAACGAACTGCGTTTAGAATATAAAATTTTCGACTTAACTAATTTGAGCGAGGTCGGCTCGAATATCCAAGGATTCCAACTTGTATTGCATTGCGCGGGTCCTTTCATCCAAACTTCCGTTCCGATGGCAAAGGCATGTATTTCTAAAAAGGTTCACTATCTGGATATCACTGGAGAAATACCTGTTTATGAATCTCTCCAAGCCCTAGGAGAAGAAGCGGAGAAAGCGGGCGTTCTACTTTTGCCAGGTGTGGGCTTCGATATTGTTCCAACTGATTGTTTGGCTGCTTCTTTGAAAGAGTCTTTATCTAAGCCAAAGTTTCTAGAGCTTGCGTTTGTGGGATTGAGTGAAGTCTCTCCAGGTACGATGAAAAGCGCGCTCGCTCAATTGCCTTATGGTTCTAAGATCAGAAGGGACGGACAGATGGTTGGAGTTCCACATCTGAGTAGAACAAGGGAGGTTAACGCCGGAGGGAAAACCTACAGAGTGTATGGAATTCCCTGGGGAGACGTATTTACCGCCTATATTTCCACCGGCATTCCGAATATCGATGTGTATACCGATATTCCTTCCGGACAGGTAAATGCGTTACGTTATTTTAAACCTATCATCTCTTTATTAAAAATTCCTTTCGTATTAAAAGGAGTCCAGGCTTTGGTGGGGAAAACGATCAAGGGTCCTGGAGAAAGAACAAGGAACTTAGTCAAAACGACGGTATGGGGAGAAGTCCGATCGGAAGAAGGAAAAAAATCCACCAAAGTTTTAGAATGTAAAGAAGGATACGAATTCACTGTGGAATCTTCTCTTGCCGCGGTTTCCAAAGTACTTTCCGGGAAAGGAGGAAAAGGATTTAAGACCCCTAGTCTTGCATTCGGTTCCGAATTCGTTTTGGAAATTCCGGGTTCAAAATGGAAAGATATTCCAAATTGA
- a CDS encoding sterol desaturase family protein has translation MEKINLITIAIPFFFLLIGLELAFSWYHKRKLYRLNDSINDLSAGIASQIFGIIFKTITFFAYLWVYENWKIFNLPSWPSEPVSWMPSSEVLGLSASTWAWTIVIAVWISCFVLYDLAYYWLHRLSHEVNFLWAGHVVHHQSEEYNLTVALRQASFHGLFTWIFYIPLAILGFSPIVMVLNGQLNLIYQFWIHTKAIDKFPKWFEAVFNTPSHHRVHHGINPKYIDKNHGGTLIVFDRWFGTFQAEEETPVYGTVKPLRSFNPLWANVHYWIEMWEQAKQSTRWSDKIKAFLAVPGWRPKELGGQYPIPEVDEKTFKKYDVTLSKSLTAYTAIWFVLTLVGTFSMLVKIHSIPTGLLYLIFFFSLFSLTTVGGILDLKRWTLYLEPIRIALLVGTAFLLGFSTGTAFIVAGFGALSLAWFLSQRHVFAEWKDIDPAKEIRSKAA, from the coding sequence ATGGAAAAAATAAATCTTATCACAATCGCAATTCCATTCTTCTTTTTGCTGATCGGGTTAGAACTCGCATTCTCCTGGTACCATAAAAGAAAACTTTATCGTCTGAACGATTCTATTAATGATCTCAGCGCTGGGATCGCTAGTCAGATCTTCGGGATTATTTTTAAGACGATCACATTCTTCGCATACCTTTGGGTATATGAGAATTGGAAAATATTCAATCTTCCTTCTTGGCCGAGTGAACCTGTTTCTTGGATGCCCTCTTCCGAAGTATTGGGACTTTCCGCAAGCACCTGGGCCTGGACAATCGTTATAGCTGTTTGGATCAGCTGCTTCGTGCTCTACGATCTAGCTTATTATTGGCTGCATAGATTGAGTCATGAAGTTAATTTTCTTTGGGCAGGGCATGTGGTCCATCACCAAAGCGAAGAATACAATCTGACCGTTGCGTTACGTCAGGCAAGCTTTCACGGATTATTTACTTGGATCTTCTATATTCCTTTGGCGATCTTAGGATTTTCTCCTATCGTGATGGTACTGAACGGACAATTAAATTTGATCTATCAATTCTGGATCCATACGAAAGCCATAGATAAATTCCCTAAATGGTTCGAGGCTGTGTTCAACACCCCATCTCACCATAGAGTTCACCACGGTATCAATCCTAAGTATATCGATAAGAACCATGGTGGAACTTTGATCGTTTTTGATAGATGGTTCGGGACCTTCCAAGCAGAAGAAGAAACTCCTGTTTACGGAACAGTAAAACCTTTGCGTAGCTTTAACCCATTATGGGCAAATGTTCATTATTGGATAGAAATGTGGGAACAAGCAAAACAAAGCACTCGCTGGTCCGATAAGATCAAAGCATTTTTAGCAGTACCGGGATGGAGACCTAAGGAATTAGGAGGACAATACCCGATTCCGGAAGTGGACGAGAAAACATTCAAAAAATATGATGTAACTCTGTCCAAGAGTTTAACCGCTTATACTGCAATTTGGTTCGTTCTTACTTTGGTCGGGACATTTTCGATGCTTGTAAAAATACATTCTATTCCGACAGGATTACTATACCTGATCTTCTTCTTCAGTTTGTTCTCTTTAACAACTGTAGGAGGGATCTTAGACCTGAAACGTTGGACTTTATACCTAGAGCCGATCCGTATTGCGCTTTTAGTAGGAACTGCTTTTCTCTTGGGATTTTCCACCGGGACAGCATTTATCGTAGCAGGATTCGGTGCACTTTCACTCGCATGGTTTTTATCTCAGAGACATGTATTTGCAGAATGGAAGGATATTGATCCGGCAAAAGAGATCCGTAGCAAAGCAGCTTAA
- a CDS encoding SRPBCC family protein: protein MEQGSDIKFIYTTYIAASPEKVWEALTSSEYSQKYWFGSKIEGDWKVGGGFRFSDPSGELLVVGKILKYEKPFLLSYTWELPPTFKSIPLELKARLDKSKEPTRVTYSLKRMKDLTRLTLLHEDLLPEDFIENPDTFVGLNNGWPAILSSLKSLLETGNALQY, encoded by the coding sequence ATGGAACAGGGATCGGATATCAAATTTATATATACTACTTATATCGCTGCCAGTCCTGAAAAAGTTTGGGAGGCTTTGACTAGTTCCGAATATTCTCAAAAATATTGGTTCGGAAGTAAGATAGAGGGGGACTGGAAGGTTGGCGGCGGATTTCGATTTTCGGATCCGAGCGGTGAACTTTTGGTGGTGGGCAAAATTTTGAAGTATGAGAAACCGTTTTTACTTTCTTACACATGGGAACTTCCACCGACTTTCAAATCCATTCCGCTTGAGTTGAAAGCAAGACTGGATAAATCTAAGGAGCCTACTCGGGTGACTTATAGCTTAAAACGAATGAAAGATCTTACAAGGCTTACTCTCCTGCACGAAGATCTTTTGCCTGAGGATTTTATAGAAAACCCGGATACGTTTGTGGGATTGAATAACGGTTGGCCTGCGATCCTTTCTTCCCTCAAAAGTTTACTGGAAACAGGAAACGCTTTGCAGTATTAG
- a CDS encoding LIC_12337 family protein, which produces MKLQNRRSILPKVVLALLVFFGITAGFKFNPGFKKEKNNIPFSLNVSLLRPLHASADQWGFVRGSATWARGNSLFMDDVIGSIQANPGLVFLASQANGITQDGFSTTSGTNFTISLKLNGTFTASSTAYTGTKTFSNYLELKNVGTTDPANIALQFYWDDNPRDSLQDGALVRYRLQMLNPSQDGGSSADIESYVYSPDVTDPFYSTNYPNQGLVQVYSWDDKLANDNEISLHARHGRVILEEMDDRTVFCFKAIVRVDATANLIPASNANAGLCSGSASDEYYKLAYSQKLTGDLEVTAKSGWEEGAITSGDGTLCGLISLNYGLFNVNGFVKDFVDSGAIPASYVPATRVDGLYGRIGLSGKSGNTGDNNGVYWDDTRKSTIDALDIVFESSPPPFN; this is translated from the coding sequence GTGAAGTTACAAAATCGTCGCTCTATACTGCCTAAAGTCGTTTTGGCTTTACTGGTTTTTTTCGGGATCACTGCAGGTTTTAAATTTAACCCAGGATTCAAGAAGGAAAAGAATAATATTCCATTTTCTTTAAATGTTTCTCTGCTTAGACCGTTACACGCGTCAGCCGACCAATGGGGTTTTGTTAGAGGATCTGCAACTTGGGCTCGCGGGAATTCACTCTTTATGGACGATGTGATCGGTTCTATCCAGGCAAACCCAGGCTTGGTCTTTCTAGCAAGCCAGGCTAATGGTATTACTCAAGACGGTTTCTCTACAACTTCGGGAACTAATTTTACAATCTCTTTGAAGTTGAATGGTACCTTTACCGCATCTTCGACTGCCTACACCGGAACCAAAACATTTTCTAACTATTTGGAACTGAAGAATGTGGGAACAACAGATCCAGCGAATATTGCGTTACAATTTTATTGGGATGATAATCCAAGAGACTCCCTCCAGGACGGAGCTCTTGTTCGATATCGTTTACAAATGTTGAATCCTTCTCAAGATGGTGGATCTTCTGCTGATATAGAAAGTTATGTATATTCTCCAGATGTTACAGATCCTTTTTATTCGACTAATTACCCAAATCAAGGTCTAGTGCAAGTATACTCTTGGGATGATAAATTAGCAAATGATAATGAGATTTCGCTGCACGCCCGCCATGGACGGGTCATCTTAGAAGAGATGGACGATCGTACTGTTTTCTGTTTCAAGGCAATTGTCCGTGTTGATGCGACTGCGAATCTAATTCCTGCTAGCAACGCAAATGCAGGGCTATGTTCCGGAAGTGCGAGCGATGAATATTACAAACTTGCATATAGCCAAAAGTTAACAGGCGATTTAGAAGTAACTGCAAAGTCCGGATGGGAAGAGGGAGCAATTACTTCTGGTGACGGCACACTATGTGGACTTATCTCTTTAAATTACGGATTGTTTAATGTAAACGGATTTGTGAAAGATTTTGTAGATTCTGGTGCTATACCTGCTAGTTACGTTCCCGCTACAAGGGTGGACGGCTTATATGGAAGAATCGGATTAAGCGGTAAATCCGGAAATACCGGTGATAATAACGGTGTTTATTGGGATGATACAAGAAAATCTACAATAGATGCTCTGGACATCGTTTTCGAATCTTCTCCTCCTCCATTTAATTGA
- a CDS encoding TIGR04282 family arsenosugar biosynthesis glycosyltransferase yields MKGPILNIFLKNPVPGKVKTRLAKYIGEEAALEVYQALVEKTRSACKDLDIPKVLWFDSYLPNPSDLGSWGHSPLLIRKQEGKDLGEKMRNAFLYCFQNGSGPAILIGSDCPELDLLHLKEAFHILDHKDVVLGPAKDGGYYLVGLKSDTPELFHGIEWSTETVFTRSLEKLQWARKQVGLLPVLSDLDEVQDLEYFESNGILDWKKNGS; encoded by the coding sequence ATGAAAGGCCCAATCTTGAATATATTTCTAAAAAATCCAGTCCCGGGAAAAGTTAAGACACGTTTAGCCAAATACATAGGAGAAGAAGCTGCACTAGAAGTGTACCAAGCTTTGGTCGAAAAAACCAGATCTGCCTGCAAAGACTTGGATATTCCGAAGGTGCTTTGGTTCGATTCTTATCTCCCAAATCCATCCGACCTAGGAAGTTGGGGACATTCTCCGTTACTCATTCGCAAACAAGAAGGAAAAGATCTTGGTGAGAAGATGAGAAATGCATTCTTATATTGTTTCCAAAATGGTTCAGGTCCAGCGATATTAATAGGAAGCGATTGTCCTGAGTTAGATTTACTTCACCTGAAAGAAGCATTTCATATTTTGGATCACAAAGATGTGGTCTTAGGTCCCGCAAAAGACGGGGGCTATTATTTAGTAGGCCTCAAGTCGGATACTCCAGAACTTTTTCATGGAATAGAATGGAGCACTGAAACCGTTTTTACAAGAAGTTTGGAAAAACTGCAATGGGCCAGGAAACAAGTCGGACTTCTCCCGGTATTATCCGATCTGGACGAAGTCCAGGATCTGGAATATTTCGAATCAAATGGAATTTTGGACTGGAAAAAGAACGGCTCTTGA
- a CDS encoding ABC transporter substrate-binding protein, protein MKLFQILLFCLISSGLLFAQDSPTTSEPQNTSPEVSAEEQTLSAVKKLIGFIRYKKNDKALALVHVGKFSEKLIGDHKISATDRKEFEDAISEYIVNKAFPVALKYFDKIDITYDKPTVNGKQARIGSSILYKGSDQIKFAWILSESDDAWYISDFETEGKLATEINRTKNIEPSIKKNGIKGTISLIQKAAKN, encoded by the coding sequence GTGAAACTATTTCAAATTTTATTGTTTTGTTTAATTTCCTCCGGCCTCCTCTTTGCGCAGGACTCCCCAACAACAAGCGAACCCCAAAACACTTCTCCGGAAGTTTCGGCAGAAGAGCAAACGTTATCCGCCGTTAAAAAATTGATCGGTTTTATCCGTTACAAAAAGAACGACAAAGCTCTCGCACTCGTTCATGTGGGAAAATTCTCGGAGAAACTTATCGGAGATCATAAAATTTCCGCTACCGATAGAAAGGAATTCGAAGATGCGATCTCGGAATACATTGTGAACAAAGCATTTCCAGTCGCATTAAAATATTTTGATAAGATCGACATCACTTACGACAAACCTACCGTGAACGGTAAACAGGCAAGGATCGGTTCCTCTATTCTTTACAAAGGTTCAGATCAGATCAAATTCGCTTGGATACTTTCCGAATCGGATGACGCTTGGTACATCAGCGATTTCGAAACAGAAGGCAAACTCGCAACGGAGATCAACCGCACTAAAAATATAGAACCGTCTATTAAGAAAAACGGAATCAAAGGGACCATATCCCTAATACAAAAAGCAGCTAAGAACTGA
- a CDS encoding MMPL family transporter, producing MRKLLSKATELVLTKPAASSAILFIFLVISAVLATRLSINSDNLQLLPSDNPSVVQTKRVIEMIGGSGFYTVALKFKDDKGMTEHLTKAFQAKRNGDPETQKKELELADEAKRKNIAYYKSKEIALKRASDKLATEVLKDKELVRYVSYRYNVSFLQDRLPLFLKTEDLKEVRKRVKRKIDDEIEKANPFFIKLTNEEYNPDFTDIISKYQKLAKRDIFDEYNISPEKGMLIVLIKPTGSFVDIEFLEKIDTKVQGLVKTLGLEKDGIYAGYTGAYKLNQDDYETLIKALKPIGIASFLGIGLLLLLFFRNPLFIVILLFSLLSGLLMTFGLTGLVIGQLNSITSIIGSILMGLGIDYGIQFLYRFREEFTKKQDIVRAIKDTIYHTGIASFSSALTTTSAFVVLSFSEFRGFSEFGIIATYGIVMIAIAMYGVTALQIALLLKWFPSLSKAFLLNEDQQTPSGLLRKFYSKPGILSIIVLILVLIFGIFAPKVQFDVNGRNLLVENLESVNLYDEIADRFDISSDPQAIVVKSLEESEAVFDHLNPVPESIAGSVDQVVSLWNFVPPYSQQLENRKVLDQLAKDMKPVKASFLKPEQRKYLPKAKLFLSVKPYDYTAVPDYFSSQFKEVASSKEKGHLLFLYPKVALWHGGKLLEFFAAIGRLEVPKISRRTLNTILYSTGTQKESEIDPVKENYSPAETKTLLNALNTYSKEKLLSIKILPGTVDMILEHRPYKDIAQARSYTFQTDTAGSLMLFAQLIMIVKREGVAAFFITLVLVIIVLILFYRAFLPALLSLIPLLLGLVATVGIMAIIDLKLNFMNVLVFPVIIGYGIQNGIYIYYRFREDHDIVKAMAMVGPAVIASTLTTLVGWSALLLANQRGLHSIGKVATIGIAACLLIALTLLPAILELAYRSRKQEEDEAVPLGLGPEEEGPEMTVSKFVMEETSPKPKAKKAVKKKAAAKKKTGKKK from the coding sequence ATGAGAAAACTTCTTTCTAAGGCGACCGAGTTGGTATTAACCAAACCGGCCGCTTCTTCCGCAATCCTCTTTATTTTTCTGGTAATCTCCGCAGTTTTAGCGACCAGACTTTCCATTAACAGCGATAACCTACAGCTTCTTCCTTCCGATAACCCTTCTGTCGTCCAAACAAAACGTGTGATCGAAATGATCGGCGGAAGCGGATTTTACACTGTTGCTCTAAAATTCAAGGACGACAAGGGGATGACGGAACATCTTACCAAGGCATTCCAAGCCAAACGTAACGGCGATCCTGAAACTCAAAAAAAAGAACTAGAACTAGCTGACGAAGCGAAACGTAAAAACATAGCATATTACAAGTCCAAAGAGATCGCGCTTAAAAGAGCCTCCGATAAACTGGCGACGGAAGTTTTAAAGGACAAGGAATTAGTCCGTTATGTTTCTTATAGATATAACGTTTCCTTTTTGCAGGACAGACTTCCTTTATTCTTAAAAACGGAAGATCTTAAAGAGGTCCGAAAAAGAGTAAAACGTAAGATCGATGACGAAATAGAAAAAGCAAATCCGTTCTTTATCAAGCTGACCAACGAAGAATATAATCCTGACTTTACAGATATTATTTCCAAATACCAAAAACTCGCCAAAAGAGATATATTCGACGAATATAATATTTCTCCTGAAAAAGGAATGCTCATTGTCTTAATCAAACCGACCGGTTCCTTCGTAGACATCGAGTTCCTGGAAAAGATAGACACCAAAGTCCAAGGTTTGGTAAAAACTTTAGGTTTAGAAAAAGACGGGATTTATGCAGGTTATACCGGAGCCTATAAACTTAACCAAGACGATTACGAAACTTTGATCAAAGCGTTAAAACCTATCGGTATCGCTTCCTTTTTAGGAATAGGACTTCTACTTTTATTATTTTTCCGTAATCCTCTTTTTATAGTCATTCTACTGTTTTCCTTACTCAGCGGATTGTTAATGACCTTCGGGTTGACCGGACTTGTGATAGGTCAATTAAATAGTATCACAAGTATCATAGGCTCCATTCTAATGGGACTCGGGATAGATTATGGTATCCAATTTTTATACAGATTCAGAGAAGAATTTACAAAGAAACAAGATATCGTAAGGGCCATCAAAGACACGATCTATCATACAGGGATCGCTTCTTTCAGCTCCGCGTTAACTACTACTTCCGCATTCGTAGTCCTTTCTTTCTCGGAGTTTAGGGGCTTCAGCGAATTCGGGATCATTGCAACGTATGGGATCGTCATGATTGCGATCGCAATGTACGGTGTAACTGCATTACAGATCGCTTTACTTTTAAAATGGTTCCCTTCCCTATCCAAGGCGTTCCTCTTAAACGAAGACCAACAAACTCCTTCCGGTTTATTAAGAAAATTTTATTCTAAACCGGGAATTCTATCCATAATCGTGTTAATTCTCGTCTTAATCTTCGGGATATTCGCTCCAAAAGTCCAATTCGACGTAAACGGAAGGAATCTTTTAGTAGAAAACTTAGAATCTGTAAATTTATACGATGAGATCGCTGACCGTTTCGACATTTCTTCCGATCCTCAGGCGATCGTAGTAAAAAGTCTGGAAGAATCGGAGGCAGTATTCGATCATTTGAATCCTGTTCCGGAATCGATCGCCGGCTCCGTCGATCAGGTAGTTTCTCTCTGGAACTTTGTTCCACCTTACTCTCAACAATTAGAAAACCGTAAAGTTCTGGACCAGCTCGCAAAAGATATGAAGCCGGTAAAGGCTTCCTTTCTGAAACCGGAGCAGAGAAAATATTTGCCTAAAGCAAAGTTATTTTTATCTGTCAAACCTTACGACTACACTGCCGTTCCGGATTATTTCTCCTCTCAGTTCAAGGAAGTTGCAAGTTCGAAGGAAAAAGGACATCTATTATTCCTATATCCTAAGGTAGCCTTATGGCATGGTGGAAAATTATTAGAATTTTTTGCCGCGATAGGAAGATTGGAAGTCCCGAAAATTTCCAGAAGGACTTTGAATACGATCCTATACTCCACAGGGACTCAAAAAGAATCCGAAATCGATCCGGTTAAAGAGAATTATTCTCCTGCGGAAACTAAAACTCTATTAAACGCGCTAAACACATACTCTAAGGAAAAACTTCTCTCGATCAAGATCCTGCCCGGAACGGTAGATATGATATTGGAACATAGACCTTATAAGGATATCGCCCAAGCGAGATCATACACATTCCAAACGGACACTGCGGGGAGCTTGATGTTGTTCGCTCAGCTCATCATGATCGTAAAAAGAGAAGGAGTTGCCGCGTTCTTTATCACGTTGGTATTAGTGATCATCGTTCTGATACTATTCTATAGAGCCTTCTTGCCCGCACTACTCTCCTTAATCCCTCTTCTATTGGGATTGGTGGCTACTGTAGGGATTATGGCTATCATAGATCTTAAATTAAATTTTATGAATGTTCTTGTGTTCCCGGTCATAATAGGGTACGGAATTCAAAACGGGATCTATATCTATTATAGATTCAGAGAAGATCATGATATAGTAAAAGCAATGGCAATGGTAGGCCCTGCGGTGATAGCATCCACATTGACCACACTCGTAGGATGGAGCGCATTACTTCTTGCCAATCAAAGAGGCCTACATTCCATCGGAAAAGTGGCGACAATCGGTATCGCTGCTTGTTTACTGATCGCTCTCACTCTACTCCCTGCGATTTTAGAATTAGCATACCGAAGCCGCAAACAAGAAGAAGACGAAGCTGTTCCGTTAGGTTTAGGACCGGAAGAAGAAGGACCCGAAATGACAGTTTCCAAATTCGTAATGGAGGAAACTTCTCCAAAACCTAAAGCCAAAAAAGCCGTTAAGAAAAAAGCGGCCGCCAAAAAGAAGACGGGAAAGAAAAAATGA
- a CDS encoding MXAN_6521/LA_1396 family lipoprotein — protein sequence MRSTILLFLISFFFANCAVKQIRISPNFESSLDKFKRLTVAIDSDSKVNQVEATLVKSMAEQELAHHKEFIVYPDASSKNQNCKFPVGKSQGVLTLKLEEDLNGTTPSFLVWLSPATFGPSSDGIKISIRAQIQKCDTKEILWEGNASSSYFMGGDEDTTLRTSYENKFGKSIGPKVLPYYDILKSLLDRIASPVLNEAEQDEKIEVESGS from the coding sequence ATGAGATCAACTATACTTCTATTCTTAATTTCATTTTTCTTCGCAAATTGTGCAGTAAAACAAATTAGGATCTCTCCGAATTTCGAATCCTCTTTAGATAAATTCAAAAGATTGACCGTGGCAATCGATTCCGATTCCAAAGTGAATCAAGTCGAGGCAACCCTTGTAAAATCCATGGCGGAACAGGAGCTTGCCCATCATAAGGAATTTATAGTCTATCCGGATGCTTCCAGCAAAAACCAAAACTGCAAATTTCCGGTAGGAAAATCCCAAGGAGTCCTTACACTCAAGTTGGAAGAGGACTTGAACGGAACCACACCTTCCTTTCTGGTTTGGTTGAGTCCTGCAACATTCGGACCTTCTTCGGATGGGATAAAAATTTCCATCCGTGCACAGATCCAAAAATGCGATACTAAGGAGATCCTCTGGGAAGGAAATGCATCTTCTTCTTATTTTATGGGTGGGGATGAAGATACAACACTTAGGACAAGTTACGAGAATAAATTCGGAAAATCCATCGGACCTAAAGTGCTTCCATATTACGATATTCTAAAGTCTCTTTTGGATAGGATCGCAAGCCCAGTCTTAAACGAAGCAGAACAAGACGAGAAAATAGAAGTAGAATCCGGCTCCTGA
- a CDS encoding NAD(P)H-dependent flavin oxidoreductase, with translation MKIKTPVTEMLGIDLPIIGAPMFLVSYPDLVVAVSEAGGLGTFPSQNYRTLEELRRGLENIRSRTKKPIGVNLILHKAHNPNWAKHLEILLEFKVELIITSLGSPRSIINEAKSVGTKVFCDVTTLRHANLVAKSGADALVAVAQGAGGHAGNISPFSLFPYLKKEIGLPVLAAGAISGGAQMAAAMSLGADAVYIGTRLIATKEAAASQEYKDMIVQSAPEEIVYTEKISGIPANWLKRSVEKAGDNFHNEGSGDVDQEFKRWRDIWSAGHGVAQIDSILPAGDVIKGMAAEYVDIINKLPRPV, from the coding sequence ATGAAAATAAAAACTCCCGTAACGGAGATGCTTGGAATCGATCTGCCCATTATCGGGGCTCCCATGTTTCTCGTTTCATATCCCGATCTAGTTGTCGCAGTTTCCGAAGCCGGAGGCCTTGGAACATTCCCCTCTCAGAATTACCGAACCTTAGAAGAATTAAGAAGAGGTTTGGAAAATATCAGGTCCAGGACCAAAAAACCGATCGGCGTTAACTTAATTTTACATAAAGCGCATAACCCGAACTGGGCAAAACACTTGGAAATACTTTTAGAGTTCAAAGTTGAATTGATCATCACCAGCTTAGGGAGTCCTCGTTCCATTATCAATGAAGCAAAATCTGTAGGCACAAAAGTTTTCTGCGACGTAACTACATTAAGACATGCGAATCTAGTTGCTAAGTCCGGAGCGGACGCTCTGGTTGCTGTCGCTCAAGGAGCAGGCGGACATGCCGGTAATATTTCTCCTTTCAGCCTTTTTCCATATTTGAAAAAAGAGATCGGTCTTCCTGTTCTTGCCGCAGGTGCGATCAGCGGTGGGGCTCAGATGGCGGCTGCAATGTCTTTAGGTGCGGATGCGGTTTACATCGGAACAAGGCTGATTGCCACTAAAGAAGCTGCCGCCTCTCAAGAATATAAGGATATGATCGTTCAATCTGCGCCGGAAGAGATCGTTTATACCGAAAAAATTTCAGGCATTCCGGCAAACTGGTTGAAACGTTCCGTAGAAAAAGCGGGAGATAATTTCCACAACGAAGGGAGTGGGGATGTAGACCAGGAATTCAAACGTTGGAGAGATATTTGGTCGGCAGGCCACGGAGTAGCTCAGATCGATTCCATTCTTCCTGCGGGAGATGTCATAAAGGGTATGGCTGCAGAATACGTAGATATTATCAATAAGCTGCCAAGGCCTGTCTAA